The nucleotide sequence CCGCCGCCGTTCCGCTGCCTCCTCCTGAGTCATCACCTCCTCGCAGAAGGAGGCGACGGCGTTCCAAGACCTGTCGCTGCTCACCATGGCGCGAATGACGGCGGGCAACGAAAGGTCGAGCCCCACTTCAGTCACGAGTGCGGCACGCTGGGTCGACCACTCAACGCATGAGTCCAGCGTGTGCTGTGCCGAGTCTTCCGCGTGCCGCAATCGTGGCACACCTCGGTGGGCTCTCGTCTCGCAACCCTACACAAATACCTCTCGAAGAAAC is from Maniola jurtina chromosome 14, ilManJurt1.1, whole genome shotgun sequence and encodes:
- the LOC123872098 gene encoding uncharacterized protein LOC123872098 gives rise to the protein MNANFLAGGAPVGRAPPRAELQRSRLHGCETRAHRGVPRLRHAEDSAQHTLDSCVEWSTQRAALVTEVGLDLSLPAVIRAMVSSDRSWNAVASFCEEVMTQEEAAERRREADANVDPIRRRRTGRRRHAQDCCDTFPNTILELYT